The following proteins are encoded in a genomic region of Cellulomonas sp. ES6:
- a CDS encoding SGNH/GDSL hydrolase family protein — protein MGDSFTEGLWDTPEGEDGPVRGWADVLAGLLSDRRRAAGLPALRYANLAVRGRLLRPIVAEQLPRALELGPDLVSLVGGGNDILRPGADPDRLARDLERAVALVRSTGADVLLATGFDSSGSPLVSTTRPRVGVFNAHLWSIARRHGAHVLDLWGMRHLRDLRMWAPDRIHLTTESHARVAQGALAALGIEPDDPAWDEPLAPLPRLPRAQQARLDARWVRLYAYPWATRRLRGRSSGDTRAAKLPALTEL, from the coding sequence ATCGGCGACTCGTTCACCGAGGGCCTGTGGGACACGCCCGAGGGCGAGGACGGCCCCGTGCGCGGCTGGGCCGACGTGCTCGCCGGCCTGCTGTCCGACCGGCGGCGCGCGGCCGGGCTCCCGGCGCTGCGCTACGCCAACCTCGCGGTGCGCGGCCGGCTGCTGCGCCCGATCGTCGCCGAGCAGCTGCCACGGGCGCTGGAGCTCGGCCCGGACCTGGTCAGCCTCGTCGGCGGCGGGAACGACATCCTGCGCCCGGGCGCCGACCCGGACCGCCTGGCGCGGGACCTGGAGCGTGCGGTCGCGCTCGTCCGGAGCACCGGCGCGGACGTGCTGCTCGCCACCGGCTTCGACTCCTCGGGGTCCCCGCTGGTCTCCACGACGCGTCCGCGGGTCGGCGTGTTCAACGCCCACCTGTGGTCGATCGCGCGCCGCCACGGGGCGCACGTGCTGGACCTGTGGGGCATGCGGCACCTGCGCGACCTGCGGATGTGGGCGCCGGACCGGATCCACCTGACCACGGAGTCCCACGCCCGGGTCGCCCAGGGCGCGCTCGCCGCCCTGGGGATCGAGCCGGACGACCCGGCGTGGGACGAGCCGCTGGCCCCGCTGCCGCGCCTCCCCCGCGCGCAGCAGGCGCGCCTCGACGCCCGCTGGGTGCGGCTGTACGCCTACCCGTGGGCGACCCGGCGGCTGCGCGGCCGGTCGTCGGGCGACACCCGCGCCGCGAAGCTCCCGGCGCTCACGGAGCTCTGA
- a CDS encoding signal peptidase I: MPGEHADRAGAGSTSAPRRPSGVPGRARSAAGWLLTAGVVGLLLWFGWPSTLGGCTTLTIVSGHSMEPTYRTGDLVVSRCGVPEPGDVVVYTPPGVDGRIIHRVVGGDADAGWSIQGDNNGFTDPWRPHQEDVLGIARLHLPGVGRVASLLLDPWAWASLLVVAAGVLLWPGRPEAQADADAAPVPDAAPVPDAAPVPGAAPERAP, encoded by the coding sequence GTGCCCGGCGAGCACGCCGACCGGGCCGGCGCGGGCAGCACGTCTGCCCCGCGCCGGCCCTCCGGCGTGCCCGGGCGCGCCCGCTCCGCCGCCGGCTGGCTGCTCACCGCCGGCGTCGTGGGGCTGCTGCTCTGGTTCGGCTGGCCGAGCACGCTCGGCGGCTGCACCACGCTGACCATCGTCTCCGGCCACTCGATGGAGCCCACGTACCGCACCGGCGACCTCGTCGTGTCCCGGTGCGGGGTCCCGGAGCCCGGGGACGTCGTCGTCTACACCCCGCCCGGCGTCGACGGGCGGATCATCCACCGGGTCGTCGGCGGCGACGCGGACGCCGGCTGGTCGATCCAGGGCGACAACAACGGCTTCACCGACCCGTGGCGGCCGCACCAGGAGGACGTGCTCGGCATCGCCCGCCTCCACCTGCCCGGGGTCGGCCGCGTCGCGTCCCTGCTCCTGGACCCCTGGGCGTGGGCGTCGCTGCTCGTGGTGGCCGCGGGCGTGCTGCTGTGGCCGGGACGCCCCGAGGCGCAGGCCGATGCCGATGCCGCGCCGGTGCCGGATGCCGCGCCGGTGCCGGATGCCGCGCCGGTGCCGGGCGCCGCGCCGGAGCGCGCCCCGTGA
- a CDS encoding MFS transporter, giving the protein MPSLLVDLTPLRVSPEFRRLWWGLSVANLGAQLTVVAVGLQVYELTRSTFSVGLVGLCALVPLVVFGLYGGAIVDHADRRTVALVASAVSWVATLGLAAQGWAGNEHVGVLYALVAVQSGAGAVNSPARSAIIPRLLEPRLMPAANALQTVGWNVALTLGPLLGAGLVAALDYGVVYTADALLFTFAFTALLRLPPIPPEPSGTRRARAGLASVLDGLRYLGTRPNVRMTFLVDLIAMITSSPRVLFPAVGLVYLGGGETTAGVMTAAVAAGAMLAGVFSGGLARVRWQGRIIVLAITVWGFAVAGFGLVLVLAGRSHPDDVLWWSLALAVLTLAAAGAADAVSAVFRQTILQTATPDDMRGRLQGVFVVVVAGGPRLGELLLGAVSEHLGEGGAALVGGLACVVLLWALVRWQRGFWRYDARDPQP; this is encoded by the coding sequence GTGCCCTCCCTGCTCGTGGACCTGACGCCGCTGCGCGTCAGCCCCGAGTTCCGCCGCCTGTGGTGGGGCCTGTCCGTGGCGAACCTCGGCGCGCAGCTGACGGTCGTCGCGGTCGGGCTGCAGGTGTACGAGCTGACCCGCTCCACCTTCTCGGTCGGCCTGGTCGGGCTCTGCGCGCTGGTGCCGCTCGTCGTCTTCGGGCTGTACGGCGGCGCGATCGTCGACCACGCGGACCGTCGCACCGTCGCGCTGGTGGCGTCCGCGGTGAGCTGGGTCGCGACCCTCGGGCTGGCCGCGCAGGGGTGGGCCGGCAACGAGCACGTCGGCGTGCTGTACGCCCTGGTGGCGGTGCAGTCCGGCGCGGGGGCGGTGAACAGCCCGGCGCGGTCGGCCATCATCCCGCGGCTGCTGGAGCCCCGGCTGATGCCCGCGGCGAACGCCCTGCAGACCGTCGGGTGGAACGTGGCGCTGACGCTGGGGCCGCTGCTCGGCGCCGGTCTGGTGGCCGCGCTCGACTACGGCGTCGTCTACACCGCCGACGCGCTGCTGTTCACCTTCGCCTTCACCGCGCTGCTGCGGCTGCCGCCCATCCCGCCGGAGCCGTCCGGGACGCGCCGGGCCCGCGCCGGCCTCGCGTCGGTGCTCGACGGCCTGCGCTACCTCGGGACCCGGCCGAACGTGCGGATGACGTTCCTCGTCGACCTGATCGCGATGATCACGTCCTCCCCGCGCGTGCTGTTCCCCGCCGTCGGGCTGGTGTACCTCGGCGGCGGCGAGACCACCGCGGGCGTCATGACCGCCGCCGTGGCCGCCGGGGCGATGCTCGCGGGGGTGTTCTCGGGCGGGCTCGCGCGCGTGCGCTGGCAGGGCCGCATCATCGTGCTCGCCATCACCGTCTGGGGGTTCGCGGTCGCGGGCTTCGGCCTGGTGCTGGTGCTCGCGGGGCGCTCCCACCCGGACGACGTGCTGTGGTGGTCGCTGGCGCTCGCGGTCCTCACGCTCGCCGCCGCCGGCGCGGCGGACGCCGTCAGCGCGGTGTTCCGGCAGACGATCCTGCAGACCGCCACCCCCGACGACATGCGCGGCCGGCTGCAGGGCGTGTTCGTCGTGGTCGTCGCCGGCGGCCCGCGCCTGGGCGAGCTGCTGCTCGGCGCCGTCTCGGAGCACCTCGGGGAGGGCGGGGCGGCCCTCGTCGGCGGGCTCGCGTGCGTGGTGCTGCTGTGGGCGCTCGTGCGGTGGCAGCGCGGGTTCTGGCGCTACGACGCCCGCGACCCGCAGCCCTGA
- a CDS encoding ATP-binding protein: MPAATADDPAAARADRRTLLLAAGTVMSVFAVGAAAQTAWVYGNQGGSVPVLLRIAANLTAVVGMLVLLVVVGVARPRRPTTLVVLGVLAAGVAAAGVRFGVQVTLGIYPHPARSVVLAEVVSGAVVAWIAGFMGLAAMLSQRRLRTQVAAAAESRLQIELALQALQYEEVRVRREVAEGLHGSMQQRLVLVVARLDRLRDRLSGRAEPEDLELLGEVREQIELVRETDVRSTSRMLYPDQLEVGMVPAVRALLGRIPTTVNTRFGVADEVRVLDDPADPRLTRSERLLAVRVVEEGVTNALRHGHAAVVDVRVAVVGDALEVRVADDGVGFVPGSVPASGTARLGDRLRLAGGDLRVTSVPGNGTQVVARLPVESLRTAAR, encoded by the coding sequence ATGCCCGCAGCGACGGCGGACGACCCGGCAGCGGCGCGGGCCGACCGGCGGACGCTGCTGCTGGCCGCCGGCACCGTCATGTCGGTGTTCGCGGTCGGTGCCGCGGCGCAGACCGCGTGGGTCTACGGCAACCAGGGCGGGTCCGTGCCGGTGCTGCTGCGGATCGCGGCGAACCTGACGGCGGTGGTCGGCATGCTCGTCCTGCTGGTCGTGGTGGGGGTGGCGCGTCCGCGTCGTCCCACGACCCTGGTGGTGCTCGGGGTGCTCGCCGCCGGGGTGGCCGCGGCCGGCGTCCGGTTCGGCGTGCAGGTCACGCTGGGCATCTACCCCCACCCCGCGCGCTCGGTCGTGCTCGCGGAGGTCGTCAGCGGGGCGGTCGTGGCGTGGATCGCGGGGTTCATGGGCCTGGCCGCCATGCTGTCGCAGCGCCGGCTGCGGACCCAGGTCGCGGCCGCGGCGGAGAGCCGCCTGCAGATCGAGCTCGCGCTCCAGGCGCTGCAGTACGAGGAGGTGCGTGTCCGCCGGGAGGTGGCGGAGGGGCTGCACGGCAGCATGCAGCAGCGCCTCGTGCTCGTGGTCGCGCGGCTCGACCGGCTGCGCGACCGGCTGTCCGGCCGCGCGGAGCCGGAGGACCTCGAGCTGCTGGGGGAGGTGCGCGAGCAGATCGAGCTGGTGCGGGAGACGGACGTGCGCTCGACCTCGCGCATGCTCTACCCGGACCAGCTCGAGGTCGGCATGGTCCCGGCGGTCCGCGCCCTGCTCGGGCGGATCCCGACGACGGTCAACACCCGGTTCGGGGTCGCGGACGAGGTGCGGGTGCTCGACGACCCGGCGGACCCACGTCTGACCCGGTCCGAGCGGCTGCTCGCGGTGCGCGTGGTCGAGGAGGGCGTCACGAACGCGCTGCGGCACGGGCACGCGGCGGTGGTCGACGTGCGGGTCGCGGTGGTCGGGGACGCCCTGGAGGTGCGCGTGGCGGACGACGGCGTCGGCTTCGTGCCGGGGTCCGTGCCCGCCTCCGGGACGGCTCGGCTCGGCGACCGCCTGCGTCTGGCCGGGGGCGACCTCCGGGTGACATCCGTCCCGGGGAACGGCACCCAGGTGGTCGCCCGCCTTCCGGTGGAATCTCTGCGCACCGCGGCGCGCTGA
- a CDS encoding DUF3263 domain-containing protein, whose protein sequence is MDATAGLDLGTAARPALVAVDGGADADGLSERDQQVLAFERQWWKYAGAKEQAIRELFDMSATRYYQVLNALIDSPAALAHDPMLVKRLRRMRSTRQRARSARRLGADA, encoded by the coding sequence ATGGACGCGACGGCGGGGCTCGACCTCGGCACGGCCGCCCGGCCCGCCCTCGTCGCGGTCGACGGCGGCGCCGACGCCGACGGGCTCAGCGAGCGCGACCAGCAGGTGCTGGCGTTCGAGCGGCAGTGGTGGAAGTACGCCGGCGCCAAGGAGCAGGCCATCCGCGAGCTGTTCGACATGTCGGCCACCCGGTACTACCAGGTGCTCAACGCGCTGATCGACTCGCCGGCCGCCCTCGCGCACGACCCGATGCTCGTCAAGCGGCTCCGGCGCATGCGGTCCACCCGGCAGCGGGCGCGGTCCGCCCGCCGCCTCGGCGCCGACGCCTGA
- a CDS encoding LytR C-terminal domain-containing protein, translated as MTKASSRFPEDEFDAGPAQDAPIGVHRAPRSWWSRWWPFVAVVVVVPALTVSAVLWAASWDGKLPVIGGGDDTNASAPPSSSGPAASPDDTGGAPAPEETGDAPVEEVPPPAPDLSVPVRVLNAANISGLAGGAAEQLEGAGFTDVTAGNGNAGGSTASTVFYANADLAVTAQQVAATLGLTNVVESAEVADQGVVVLLLADFAG; from the coding sequence GTGACCAAGGCCAGCTCCCGCTTCCCGGAGGACGAGTTCGACGCCGGTCCGGCGCAGGACGCACCGATCGGCGTGCACCGTGCACCCCGGAGCTGGTGGAGCCGGTGGTGGCCGTTCGTCGCGGTGGTCGTGGTCGTGCCGGCCCTGACGGTGTCGGCCGTGCTGTGGGCCGCGTCCTGGGACGGCAAGCTGCCCGTGATCGGCGGGGGCGACGACACGAACGCCTCGGCGCCCCCCTCGTCGTCCGGCCCCGCCGCGAGCCCGGACGACACGGGCGGCGCCCCGGCGCCGGAGGAGACCGGGGACGCCCCGGTCGAGGAGGTCCCGCCGCCCGCCCCCGACCTGTCCGTGCCGGTCCGCGTGCTCAACGCCGCGAACATCAGCGGGCTCGCCGGCGGTGCCGCGGAGCAGCTCGAGGGCGCCGGCTTCACCGACGTCACGGCCGGGAACGGCAACGCCGGCGGGAGCACCGCCTCCACGGTGTTCTACGCGAACGCCGACCTCGCGGTCACCGCGCAGCAGGTCGCGGCCACGCTCGGCCTGACGAACGTGGTCGAGTCGGCCGAGGTCGCGGACCAGGGCGTCGTCGTGCTCCTGCTGGCCGACTTCGCGGGCTGA
- a CDS encoding aldo/keto reductase, which translates to MKTFTLPGTDIEAPNVVLGLMRIAEKSDDEIRELVRTGRDAGTTFLDHADVYGRELHECEARFAQALALTPSERDEYTIQTKCGIVREGPYFDFSYEHILESVEGSLRALRTDHIDVLLLHRPDALVEPDEVARAFDELEAAGKVRAFGVSNHTPRQIDLLRRSVRQPIVANQLQLSITHAAIVTQGLAANMVGAEQSVTRDAGGILDYCRLNDITVQAWSPFQAGFFTGTFLDNPEFAELNQVIGELAAAYDVPPIAIATAWITRHPARMQVVLGTTTPERVAGAAQGSDLPLTRAQWYALTRAAGHIVP; encoded by the coding sequence GTGAAGACCTTCACCCTGCCCGGCACCGACATCGAGGCACCCAACGTCGTGCTCGGCCTCATGCGGATCGCCGAGAAGTCCGACGACGAGATCCGCGAGCTCGTGCGCACCGGCCGCGACGCCGGCACCACGTTCCTCGACCACGCCGACGTCTACGGCCGCGAGCTGCACGAGTGCGAGGCACGGTTCGCCCAGGCGCTCGCCCTCACGCCGTCCGAGCGCGACGAGTACACGATCCAGACCAAGTGCGGCATCGTCCGCGAGGGCCCGTACTTCGACTTCTCGTACGAGCACATCCTCGAGTCCGTCGAGGGCTCGCTGCGCGCCCTGCGCACCGACCACATCGACGTGCTGCTGCTGCACCGCCCCGACGCGCTCGTCGAGCCCGACGAGGTCGCCCGCGCGTTCGACGAGCTCGAGGCCGCGGGCAAGGTGCGGGCGTTCGGCGTCTCCAACCACACGCCCCGGCAGATCGACCTGCTGCGCCGCTCCGTCCGGCAGCCGATCGTCGCCAACCAGCTGCAGCTGTCGATCACCCACGCGGCGATCGTCACGCAGGGCCTCGCGGCCAACATGGTCGGCGCCGAGCAGTCCGTCACCCGCGACGCCGGCGGCATCCTCGACTACTGCCGCCTGAACGACATCACCGTGCAGGCGTGGTCGCCGTTCCAGGCCGGGTTCTTCACCGGCACGTTCCTGGACAACCCCGAGTTCGCCGAGCTGAACCAGGTGATCGGCGAGCTGGCCGCCGCCTACGACGTGCCGCCGATCGCGATCGCCACCGCGTGGATCACCCGGCACCCGGCCCGGATGCAGGTCGTGCTCGGCACCACGACGCCCGAGCGCGTCGCCGGCGCCGCCCAGGGCTCGGACCTGCCCCTGACCCGCGCGCAGTGGTACGCCCTGACCCGCGCGGCGGGCCACATCGTCCCCTGA
- a CDS encoding aldo/keto reductase: MQQRTLGNRTVSAIGLGGMPMSIEGRPDRSRSLATIHAALDAGVTLIDTADSYHLHAGEAGHNEELIAEALRTYGGSTQDVLVATKAGHLRPGDGTWTQDGRPEHVKAGAKASARRLGVEAIGLFQFHRPDPQVPYADSVGALAELLDEGVIQQAGISNATVAQIDEAQQVLGGRLVSVQNQFSPAFRSSLDELRHCADLGIAFLPWSPLGGITRSGELGERHAAFREVADAHGVSPQQVALAWELALAPVVIPIPGASRPESITDSVRAADLVLDADELARLSA; the protein is encoded by the coding sequence GTGCAGCAGCGCACCCTCGGCAACCGCACCGTGAGCGCGATCGGACTCGGCGGCATGCCGATGTCGATCGAAGGACGACCCGACCGCTCCCGGTCCCTGGCCACCATCCACGCGGCGCTCGACGCCGGCGTGACCCTGATCGACACGGCCGACTCGTACCACCTGCACGCCGGGGAGGCGGGCCACAACGAGGAGCTCATCGCCGAGGCGCTGCGCACCTACGGCGGCAGCACCCAGGACGTGCTGGTCGCCACGAAGGCCGGGCACCTGCGCCCCGGTGACGGCACCTGGACGCAGGACGGCCGGCCCGAGCACGTCAAGGCCGGGGCGAAGGCGTCCGCGCGGCGCCTGGGCGTCGAGGCCATCGGGCTGTTCCAGTTCCACCGGCCCGACCCGCAGGTGCCGTACGCCGACTCCGTGGGCGCGCTCGCCGAGCTGCTCGACGAGGGCGTGATCCAGCAGGCCGGCATCTCCAACGCCACGGTCGCGCAGATCGACGAGGCGCAGCAGGTGCTCGGCGGCCGGCTCGTGTCGGTGCAGAACCAGTTCTCGCCGGCGTTCCGGTCCAGCCTGGACGAGCTGCGGCACTGCGCCGACCTCGGCATCGCGTTCCTGCCGTGGTCCCCGCTCGGCGGCATCACCCGGTCCGGCGAGCTCGGCGAGCGTCACGCGGCGTTCCGCGAGGTCGCCGACGCCCACGGCGTCAGCCCGCAGCAGGTCGCCCTGGCGTGGGAGCTCGCGCTCGCGCCGGTCGTCATCCCGATCCCCGGGGCCTCCCGGCCCGAGAGCATCACCGACTCGGTGCGCGCCGCCGACCTGGTGCTCGACGCCGACGAGCTCGCGCGGCTCTCCGCCTGA
- a CDS encoding response regulator transcription factor, translating to MSDPTSTQVRVVVVEDQPLFRSMLELTLGAADDVRVVASVGTVSEGAAALRPGAADVAVLDIDLPDGNGIALGVTLRRRQPDLGILLLSAHDAMDLLLDLPPDVASGWSYLSKTSSTSAQTLVAAIRATAAGRTTLDPALLDRMAPRAGSTVARLTDRQYAVLRLLAQGLSNAGIGEALRITEKSVQNHINGIYGTLGIDVDPGRNPRVTAALRLLEETGRAS from the coding sequence ATGTCCGATCCCACATCCACCCAGGTCCGCGTGGTCGTCGTGGAGGACCAGCCGCTGTTCCGGTCGATGCTGGAGCTCACGCTGGGAGCCGCCGACGACGTGCGCGTGGTGGCCTCCGTCGGCACGGTCAGCGAGGGAGCCGCGGCCCTGCGGCCCGGTGCCGCCGACGTGGCCGTGCTCGACATCGACCTGCCCGACGGCAACGGCATCGCGCTCGGCGTCACGCTGCGGCGCCGGCAGCCGGACCTCGGCATCCTGCTGCTGTCGGCGCACGACGCCATGGACCTGCTGCTCGACCTGCCCCCGGACGTCGCCAGCGGGTGGTCCTACCTGTCCAAGACGTCCTCCACGAGCGCGCAGACCCTGGTCGCGGCCATCCGGGCCACCGCGGCGGGCCGCACCACGCTGGACCCGGCGCTGCTCGACCGGATGGCGCCGCGCGCCGGGTCGACGGTCGCCCGGCTGACCGACCGGCAGTACGCCGTGCTGCGGCTGCTGGCGCAGGGGCTGTCCAACGCCGGGATCGGCGAGGCGCTGCGCATCACCGAGAAGTCGGTCCAGAACCACATCAACGGCATCTACGGGACCCTCGGGATCGACGTGGACCCCGGCCGCAACCCCCGCGTCACGGCGGCGCTCCGGCTCCTGGAGGAGACCGGCCGCGCGTCCTGA
- a CDS encoding thioredoxin domain-containing protein, producing MSSTTPGKGKQTKNERRDAAREQARVLREQQAKRDRRNKIVGISALSVAIIALGGVVFWLLNQGSGGEGLPEYADTPLSEVTDAPNVALEDGGIAVGADGVGAEIDADLPRVDVYLDYMCPACGAFEQTNGENLVSLASDGQATIVYHPIAILNRYSNGTGFSTRAASAAALVAEQAPEAFPVFNEQMFAGQPEEGTSGLTNDEIADIASDAGVPDAVTALISDGTALDRFGQWVTSATNAASANQDLVNPQSGNFGTPTILVDGTIWTENWTDPSALLQAVAG from the coding sequence ATGAGCAGCACGACCCCCGGCAAGGGGAAGCAGACCAAGAACGAGCGGCGCGACGCCGCCCGGGAGCAGGCGCGGGTCCTCCGCGAGCAGCAGGCCAAGCGGGACCGCCGCAACAAGATCGTCGGCATCAGCGCCCTGAGCGTCGCCATCATCGCGCTCGGCGGCGTGGTGTTCTGGCTCCTCAACCAGGGCTCCGGCGGCGAGGGCCTCCCGGAGTACGCCGACACCCCGCTGAGCGAGGTCACGGACGCGCCGAACGTGGCCCTGGAGGACGGCGGCATCGCGGTCGGCGCCGACGGCGTCGGCGCCGAGATCGACGCGGACCTGCCGCGCGTCGACGTCTACCTCGACTACATGTGCCCCGCGTGCGGCGCGTTCGAGCAGACGAACGGCGAGAACCTGGTCTCCCTCGCCTCCGACGGGCAGGCCACGATCGTGTACCACCCGATCGCCATCCTGAACCGGTACTCGAACGGCACCGGCTTCTCGACCCGGGCCGCCTCGGCGGCCGCCCTCGTCGCCGAGCAGGCGCCCGAGGCGTTCCCCGTGTTCAACGAGCAGATGTTCGCGGGCCAGCCCGAGGAGGGCACGTCCGGTCTCACGAACGACGAGATCGCGGACATCGCGAGCGACGCGGGCGTCCCCGACGCCGTCACGGCGCTGATCTCCGACGGCACCGCGCTCGACCGGTTCGGCCAGTGGGTCACGTCGGCGACGAACGCCGCCTCGGCGAACCAGGACCTCGTGAACCCGCAGTCGGGGAACTTCGGCACGCCGACGATCCTCGTCGACGGCACCATCTGGACGGAGAACTGGACCGACCCCTCGGCGCTGCTCCAGGCGGTCGCGGGCTGA
- a CDS encoding cold-shock protein, with product MPQGTVKWFNAEKGYGFITPADGGQDLFVHFSAIQTNGYRTLEEGQSVDFEVGQGTKGPQAEQVRPL from the coding sequence ATGCCGCAGGGAACCGTCAAGTGGTTCAACGCCGAGAAGGGCTACGGGTTCATCACCCCGGCCGACGGCGGCCAGGACCTGTTCGTCCACTTCAGCGCCATCCAGACGAACGGCTACCGGACCCTCGAGGAGGGTCAGTCGGTGGACTTCGAGGTCGGCCAGGGCACCAAGGGCCCCCAGGCCGAGCAGGTGCGCCCGCTCTGA
- a CDS encoding alpha/beta fold hydrolase, which translates to MARRAIVVHGTGGHPDNVWYPWLADRLTARGYAVERPHLPRLNVEPVAETLPRFLAAHPLDGDTVLVGHSGGAALLLAVLEHAPARVAQAVLVAGYATPPNDADEPVLQDTYDWDRIRAHAGDLVFVNSVRDPYGCDATQGRALLDRLGGTLVVRDDGHFGDWDQPYDEFPLLERLVL; encoded by the coding sequence GTGGCGCGCCGCGCGATCGTCGTCCACGGCACCGGCGGCCACCCGGACAACGTCTGGTACCCGTGGCTGGCGGACCGGCTCACCGCGCGCGGGTACGCCGTGGAGCGCCCGCACCTGCCGCGCCTCAACGTCGAGCCCGTCGCCGAGACGCTGCCCCGGTTCCTGGCCGCGCACCCGCTGGACGGGGACACCGTGCTGGTCGGTCACTCCGGCGGGGCCGCGCTGCTGCTCGCCGTGCTCGAGCACGCCCCCGCCCGCGTGGCGCAGGCCGTCCTGGTCGCCGGGTACGCGACGCCGCCGAACGACGCCGACGAGCCCGTCCTGCAGGACACCTACGACTGGGACCGCATCCGCGCGCACGCGGGCGACCTGGTGTTCGTGAACTCCGTGCGGGACCCGTACGGCTGCGACGCGACGCAGGGTCGGGCGCTGCTGGACCGGCTCGGCGGCACGCTCGTGGTGCGGGACGACGGCCACTTCGGGGACTGGGACCAGCCGTACGACGAGTTCCCGCTGCTGGAGCGGCTGGTGCTCTGA
- a CDS encoding LysR substrate-binding domain-containing protein, giving the protein MMDLRQMEYVVALAEEEQFTRAAALCGVSQSGLSAAIRALEDELGTRLFARTTRRVAPTEAGLALLPYARAVLDQAAAGRDAVVRATHELSGTLRLGAEQCLGVVDVPPLLERFRRRYPQVDIAFTQAGSHELVAAVRAGELDVAFVATQEHLAGVRPVELGRREVVLLCPPGHPLSAASKADWEALSGHDFIDFQPSWGVRSLNDAVCAARGVARHVRCTVNDIHTLLDLVDRGLGIALVPQHVAAKPQAAGLVPVRLPQQAWWVVSAVVGSAPGLAPRLLELLDADEDVAAAVAQRGAAQGPGRAVAAAPGRG; this is encoded by the coding sequence ATGATGGACCTGCGGCAGATGGAATACGTCGTCGCGCTGGCGGAGGAGGAGCAGTTCACGCGCGCCGCCGCGCTCTGCGGAGTCTCGCAGTCCGGGCTGTCCGCCGCGATCCGGGCGCTCGAGGACGAGCTGGGCACCCGGCTGTTCGCGCGCACCACGCGCCGGGTCGCGCCGACCGAGGCGGGCCTCGCGCTGCTGCCGTACGCGCGGGCGGTCCTGGACCAGGCGGCGGCCGGGCGGGACGCCGTCGTCCGCGCCACCCACGAGCTGAGCGGCACGCTGCGGCTCGGTGCCGAGCAGTGCCTCGGCGTGGTGGACGTGCCGCCGCTGCTCGAGCGGTTCCGCCGGCGCTACCCGCAGGTGGACATCGCGTTCACGCAGGCCGGCTCGCACGAGCTGGTCGCCGCGGTGCGCGCGGGCGAGCTCGACGTCGCGTTCGTCGCCACGCAGGAGCACCTCGCGGGCGTGCGGCCCGTGGAGCTCGGGCGCCGGGAGGTCGTGCTGCTGTGCCCGCCCGGGCACCCGCTGAGCGCCGCCTCGAAGGCGGACTGGGAGGCGCTGTCCGGGCACGACTTCATCGACTTCCAGCCGAGCTGGGGGGTGCGGTCGCTCAACGACGCGGTGTGCGCGGCCCGCGGGGTCGCCCGGCACGTGCGCTGCACGGTCAACGACATCCACACGCTGCTGGACCTCGTCGACCGCGGGCTCGGGATCGCGCTCGTGCCGCAGCACGTGGCCGCCAAGCCGCAGGCCGCCGGGCTGGTGCCGGTCCGGCTGCCGCAGCAGGCGTGGTGGGTCGTGTCGGCCGTCGTCGGGTCCGCACCCGGCCTCGCGCCGCGCCTGCTCGAGCTGCTCGACGCGGACGAGGACGTGGCCGCCGCGGTCGCGCAGCGCGGGGCCGCCCAGGGACCCGGCCGCGCCGTCGCCGCCGCGCCGGGGCGGGGCTGA
- a CDS encoding uracil-DNA glycosylase, translated as MSPAAPLSELVAADWAAALAPVEDRVHAAGEFLRAEVAAGRGYLPAGPDVLRAFTRPLADVRVLVVGQDPYPTPGHPMGLSFSVQPHVRPLPRSLANIFTELQADLGVPAPTTGDLSPWADRGVMMLNRVLTVRPGEPASHRGRGWEAVTDRAIAALVERGGPLVAVLWGRDAQSLRPALGDVPVVASAHPSPLSASRGFFGSRPFSRVNALLAELGADPVDWSLP; from the coding sequence GTGAGCCCCGCCGCACCGCTGTCCGAGCTCGTCGCCGCCGACTGGGCCGCCGCGCTCGCCCCGGTCGAGGACCGGGTGCACGCCGCCGGGGAGTTCCTGCGGGCCGAGGTCGCCGCCGGGCGGGGCTACCTGCCCGCCGGGCCGGACGTGCTGCGCGCCTTCACCCGGCCGCTCGCGGACGTGCGCGTGCTGGTGGTCGGCCAGGACCCCTACCCGACCCCCGGCCACCCGATGGGGCTGTCGTTCTCCGTGCAGCCGCACGTCCGGCCGCTGCCGCGGTCGCTCGCCAACATCTTCACCGAGCTGCAGGCCGACCTCGGGGTCCCCGCGCCCACCACCGGGGACCTGTCCCCGTGGGCGGACCGCGGCGTCATGATGCTCAACCGGGTGCTGACGGTGCGCCCCGGCGAGCCCGCCTCGCACCGCGGCAGGGGCTGGGAGGCCGTGACCGACCGTGCGATCGCGGCGCTCGTCGAGCGGGGCGGCCCGCTGGTCGCCGTGCTGTGGGGCCGCGACGCGCAGTCGCTGCGACCCGCGCTCGGGGACGTGCCCGTCGTGGCCAGCGCCCACCCGAGCCCCCTGTCCGCGAGCCGCGGGTTCTTCGGCTCCCGGCCGTTCTCCCGCGTGAACGCGCTGCTCGCCGAGCTGGGGGCGGACCCCGTCGACTGGTCGCTGCCCTGA